A window of Synergistales bacterium contains these coding sequences:
- a CDS encoding DUF2335 domain-containing protein → MIHDKTEGDDKSCKKHSGKEFLADSCGNNEDEENGQNALLLSSLHQGPLPHPSKLRDYNDIISNGAERIMQMAENEQEANIDLERRKLLIIEEQNKRDGQFGKRGQLCATAIVPDFRATSLANPWGSSVSRGLFFGDNL, encoded by the coding sequence ATGATTCATGATAAAACTGAGGGTGATGATAAGTCCTGCAAGAAGCACAGTGGTAAGGAGTTTCTTGCCGATAGTTGTGGGAATAACGAAGATGAAGAAAATGGGCAGAATGCTCTTCTACTTTCAAGTTTACACCAAGGGCCGCTTCCGCATCCAAGCAAGCTAAGAGATTACAATGACATAATATCGAATGGTGCAGAGCGTATTATGCAAATGGCTGAAAATGAGCAAGAGGCGAATATTGACTTGGAGCGTAGAAAACTCCTGATAATCGAAGAGCAGAACAAAAGGGACGGGCAATTTGGCAAAAGGGGGCAGCTTTGTGCCACGGCGATTGTTCCCGACTTCCGCGCTACTTCCCTCGCGAATCCCTGGGGATCCAGTGTTTCCAGGGGTTTATTTTTTGGCGACAACTTGTAG